Sequence from the Herbaspirillum sp. meg3 genome:
AACCACATGATGAACAGCGGCGCGACCGCTACCTTCGGCGTGGTCTGGATGGCGATCAGATAGGGATACAGCGTTTTTTCCGCCAGCGGGAATTGCGCGATCAGGCCGCCCAGCACGATGCCGAACACCGCAGCGAGCAAGAAGCCTGACATGGCTTCGCCGAGCGTATAGAGCGCATTATCCCAATAGCTGGTATTCATCAGCGACAGCGCGATATTCGACGGCGCGGGCATGATGTAGATCGGAATTTCGAAGTAACGAATGATGGCTTCCCAGATCACGACCACAGCAACGAATACGCCCGGAATCAGGAGCAACTCGGGACGCGCCTTGAGCTTGCGGCGCAGACTGAACGGAGCAGGCGCAGGCGTCGTTTGCGTTGTGTGCGTTGTGGCCGCGCTGGTATGCACGCTTTCCATCAGATAAATCCTTGCGTATTGAATTGACTGCGAATGCGCTTGCTGAACACGCCGAAAGCATCGGTCGACATGATGTCGAGTCCGCGTTCCAACGGCAGGTCAACTGCGACCAGATCGGCGATGCGGCCCGGACGGTTGGACAACACCATGACGTGCGTGCCGAGAAAGATCGCTTCCGGAATCGAGTGTGTAACAAAGAGGATCGTCTTGCCGGCCTTGCGCCAGATGCGCAGCAGCTCCAGATTCATCACCTCACGTGTCATGGCATCGAGTGCGCCGAAGGGTTCGTCCATCATCAAAATCGATGGATCGTGGATCAATGAACGGGCGATGGCGACGCGCTGCTGCATGCCGCCCGACAATTCGCTGGGATAACGTCCGGCAAAGTCGGCCAGGCCGACCATTTCCAATAGCTCTTGTGCGCGCACGCGGCTGGCTGCCATGTCGAGGCCGAGCACCTTGGCCGGCAGCAAGACATTGTCGATGGCGGTCTTCCACGGCAACAACACAGGGCTTTGGAACACCATGCCGATATCGCGATGCGGTTCGTGGACTTCCTCGCCGTTGACTTTGATCGACCCGGCCGAACGC
This genomic interval carries:
- a CDS encoding ABC transporter ATP-binding protein, which codes for MPAMSIVRDTSFSQEASTHLNQPKADAAGAAATAAIVVEALEKTYATHDGGKVQALGPISVTVPQGGFMTIVGPSGCGKSTLLKLLSGLIPRSAGSIKVNGEEVHEPHRDIGMVFQSPVLLPWKTAIDNVLLPAKVLGLDMAASRVRAQELLEMVGLADFAGRYPSELSGGMQQRVAIARSLIHDPSILMMDEPFGALDAMTREVMNLELLRIWRKAGKTILFVTHSIPEAIFLGTHVMVLSNRPGRIADLVAVDLPLERGLDIMSTDAFGVFSKRIRSQFNTQGFI